In Candidatus Hydrogenedentota bacterium, a single window of DNA contains:
- a CDS encoding sugar phosphate isomerase/epimerase, translating into LIMDTFHLFRGGSGFNGLGLIQGDLIANFHVNDVPADVPREEQGDEHRIYPGDGILPTSQILQTLQKIGYDKALSLEIFKREYWELPPEQVAADGLRKLRTCIANAAL; encoded by the coding sequence TCTCATCATGGATACCTTCCACCTCTTCCGAGGCGGCAGCGGGTTCAATGGACTGGGCTTGATTCAAGGGGATCTCATCGCCAATTTCCACGTTAACGATGTACCCGCCGATGTGCCCCGTGAAGAGCAGGGCGATGAACACCGCATCTATCCAGGCGATGGTATTCTGCCTACCTCCCAAATTTTACAGACCCTCCAAAAGATCGGTTATGACAAGGCGCTGTCCCTGGAAATTTTCAAACGGGAATATTGGGAACTGCCGCCTGAACAGGTAGCCGCGGACGGTCTTCGCAAACTTCGTACCTGCATCGCCAATGCCGCGCTTTAA